The following are encoded together in the Gouania willdenowi chromosome 14, fGouWil2.1, whole genome shotgun sequence genome:
- the stard13a gene encoding stAR-related lipid transfer protein 13 isoform X2 — MWTLRKCSADGNDTSLDEDIPCLTDAAGSVTSPVGGSVSDSVDRKWLYRESAESVCTEDSMDTTDWTRSRSMEMDESADTGDQSAQGDSNDGESDSDSTSEGSCLGAMTPDGQTHYLRLGDTPRRRSALRLSRIIARQQLLRKLAREIEAKEACDWLRAAGFPQYAQLYKDSQFPIDISSVKRDHDFLDRDLVEPLCRRLNTLNKCASMKLDVSHPKKKSEDSDEDDPLAISKRWTFEWSSRRWSRLQDFLLDSPIGQGVGLHSTVSSESVLTDLSEPEITEISSLHSEDSASAMLDSISMASLSASYQPPRELPHYNSLPIKSSRHGQGGRSKAKEFLQRMELMRTWGPSTRRKSSNRRPPLVISGPVLQGEEPHALQMLQCTPISQLENNSQHDQQTNGDTSSVSKYCKDSTMSASPSEEKVIPRVKEAKKTRTASKRSSVYLEDMDLPSQGKRTEGQSPFGRNQFHSYENLLIHIPKDHKPGTFPKALSIESLVPAPGDKHNGSQTHNLTPSPDDRLWSGKPLSKPCPGAPRGSRVSVYDNVPGSHLYASTGDLLDLEKEDNLFPHLDDIIQHVSGLQQIVDHWSRSVLPDGETIEGEEEGEGRTTPSEGERDGVSLNDTDSTGTSRERRDSGVGASLTRPRVRWPSFRTSDRLNQSASSLQISSQSAGQLSLLQKFSLLRLTAIMEKYSMSNKHGWTWSVPKFMKRMKVPDYKEKSVFGVPLIVHVQRCGFPLPLCLQQALCHLRTHCLDQVGLFRKSGVKSRIHALRQQCELCPEFVNYEDQSAYDVADMVKQFFRDLPEPLLTSKLGETFLHIYQYVPKEQRLQAVRAAILLMPDENREVLQTLLYFLHDVSSLVEENQMTPMNLAVCFGPSLFHLSLLKSETLSPRSIQRKYTTGRPDQKDLSENLAATQGLAHMIIECQRLFQIPEEMVTQSRNSYMEAELMVPPLDELFKAHEDTVDVEEEEEEEEGSYHTHIERLIQSLQKEAKDKSKGWVSRSTTDNTELSFKKVGDGNPLRRWRVCVEVPASPAEVLQRLLRECSLWNTEVQQEKILETLDKQTEVFQYSCSNMAPQPCCDYVVLRSWRTDLGKGSCALVCVSIEHDDSPRLGAVRGVVLESQYLLEACGTGRTRLTHITRVDLRGRSPEWYNKAFGHMCANEVHRIRSSFLSLDQTNPEGKN, encoded by the exons ATGTGGACTCTACGGAAATGCAGTGCAGATGGGAACGACACCAGCCTGGATGAAGATATTCCATGTTTGACGGACGCTGCTGGGAGTGTGACCTCTCCAGTGGGCGGGTCTGTTTCTGACAGTGTGGACAGAAAATGGCTTTATAGAGAGAGTGCTGAGTCTGTGTGCACTGAGGACAGCATGGACACTACTGATTGGACACGCAGTAGGAGTATGGAAATGGATGAGTCCGCTGACACAGGGGATCAGAGTGCTCAGGGTGACAGCAATGATGGCGAGAGTGACAGTGACAGCACCAGTGAGGGGAGTTGTCTGGGGGCTATGACGCCCGATGGACAGACCCATTACCTGAGGCTGGGGGACACCCCTAGGAGACGCTCTGCACTTCGTCTGTCCCGCATCATTGCTCGCCAGCAGCTGCTGCGCAAGCTGGCACGAG agatTGAAGCTAAAGAGGCTTGTGATTGGCTCAGAGCAGCTGGATTTCCTCAGTACGCTCAGCTGTATAAAG ATTCCCAGTTTCCAATCGACATCTCCTCAGTGAAAAGGGACCATGACTTTTTGGACAGAGACCTGGTGGAGCCTCTGTGTcg acgTTTAAATACTTTGAACAAGTGTGCCTCAATGAAACTGGATGTCAGCCATCCCAAGAAGAAA AGTGAAGATTCTGATGAAGATGATCCGTTGGCCATCAGTAAACGTTGGACTTTTGAGTGGAGCAGCCGGCGTTGGTCCCGCCTGCAGGACTTCCTGTTGGACAGCCCGATCGGACAGGGCGTGGGTCTGCACAGCACCGTGAGCAGCGAGAGTGTGCTCACCGACCTGAGCGAGCCAGAGATTACAGAAATCTCCTCGCTCCACAGCGAGGACTCTGCCTCCGCCATGCTGGATTCCATATCAATGGCGTCCCTCTCCGCTTCCTACCAACCACCAAGGGAGCTTCCGCACTACAACTCTCTGCCAATCAAAAGCAGCCGCCACGGACAGGGAGGGCGGAGCAAAGCCAAAGAGTTTCTGCAGCGGATGGAATTAATGCGTACATGGGGTCCGTCGACCAGGCGGAAAAGCTCCAATCGTAGGCCGCCGCTCGTCATTAGTGGGCCAGTGTTGCAAGGGGAGGAGCCTCACGCACTGCAAATGCTCCAGTGTACTCCCATCAGCCAATTAGAGAACAATTCTCAACACGATCAACAAACCAATGGTGACACTTCATCTGTTTCAAAGTATTGTAAAGATTCAACGATGAGTGCATCCCCAAGTGAGGAAAAAGTGATTCCACGTGTAAAGGAAGCCAAAAAAACCCGCACGGCCAGTAAGAGAAGCAGCGTGTACCTGGAGGACATGGACCTGCCCTCTCAGGGAAAGAGGACTGAAGGTCAGAGCCCGTTTGGCAGAAACCAGTTCCACTCGTATGAAAACCTCCTCATTCACATCCCTAAAGACCATAAACCGGGCACGTTTCCAAAAGCCTTGTCCATAGAAAGTCTGGTGCCTGCACCTGGTGACAAACACAACGGCTCCCAGACACACAACCTAACACCAAGTCCTGATGATAGACTTTGGTCTGGTAAACCTTTATCCAAACCCTGTCCTGGAGCTCCTCGGGGCAGCAGGGTGAGTGTTTACGACAACGTTCCTGGCTCCCACCTTTACGCCAGCACAGGAGATCTGCTTGACTTGGAGAAAGAGGACAATCTCTTCCCTCACCTGGATGACATCATTCAGCACGTCAGCGGTTTGCAGCAAATAGTGGACCACTGGAGCCGCAGCGTTCTCCCCGACGGGGAAACGATTGAAGGGGAAGAGGAAGGGGAAGGCAGGACCACCCCCAGTGAAGGTGAAAGAGACGGGGTCTCCTTAAATGACACAGATTCTACAGGAACCAGTCGGGAGAGGCGGGACTCTGGGGTTGGGGCCTCTCTGACCAGACCACG AGTACGATGGCCCAGTTTCAGAACCTCTGATCGTCTCAACCAGTCAGCGTCTTCTCTGCAGatcagcagccaatcagcaggCCAGCTCAGTCTGCTTCAGAAGTTCTCTTTGCTCCGTCTCACCGCCATCATGGAAAAATACTCAATGTCCAACAAACATGGATGGACATG GTCTGTGCCCAAGTTTATGAAGCGCATGAAGGTGCCAGACTATAAAGAGAAGAGCGTGTTTGGTGTTCCCCTCATTGTCCACGTCCAGCGCTGTGGTTTTCCACTTCCTCTGTGTTTGCAGCAGGCCCTTTGTCACCTCAGAACACATTGTTTGGACCAG gtTGGATTGTTCCGTAAATCTGGTGTGAAGTCACGTATTCATGCTCTGAGGCAGCAGTGTGAGCTGTGCCCAGAGTTTGTGAACTACGAGGACCAGTCGGCCTACGACGTGGCGGACATGGTCAAACAGTTCTTCAGGGATCTACCAGAGCCTCTGCTCACAAGCAAACTGGGGGAGACCTTTCTTCATATCTACCAGT aTGTTCCAAAGGAGCAGAGGCTGCAGGCCGTCAGAGCGGCCATCTTGTTGATGCCGGATGAAAACAGGGAGGTTTTGCAGACGCTGCTCTACTTCCTGCACGACGTCTCTTCCTTGGTGGAGGAGAATCAGATGACCCCGATGAACCTGGCCGTTTGCTTTGGTCCATCGCTTTTTCACCTTAGCCTACTGAAGAGTGAGACACTGTCACCAAG ATCGATCCAGAGGAAGTACACGACGGGCCGTCCCGACCAGAAAGACCTGAGTGAGAACCTCGCTGCCACGCAGGGCCTGGCCCACATGATCATTGAGTGCCAACGTCTCTTTCAG atccctgaggaaatGGTGACCCAATCTCGTAACTCATACATGGAGGCAGAGCTGATGGTGCCGCCGCTGGACGAGCTGTTCAAGGCTCACGAGGACACAGTGgatgtggaggaggaggaagaggaggaggaaggatcGTATCACACTCACATCGAGAGGCTGATTCAAAGTCTGCAGAAAGAGGCCAAAGACAAGAGCAAAGGCTGGGTGTCTCGCTCGACTACTGATAACACAGaactgtcatttaaaaag GTGGGGGACGGTAACCCTCTGAGGCGATGGCGAGTGTGTGTTGAGGTGCCGGCGTCTCCCGCTGAGGTGCTGCAGCGTTTACTGAGGGAATGTTCACTGTGGAACACTGAAGTGCAGCAGGAAAAGATACTGGAGACATTGGACAAACAGACTGAAGTGTTCCAGTATTCCTGCTCCAACATGGCGCCTCAGCCCTGCTGTGACTACGTGGTACTAAG ATCGTGGAGGACAGACTTGGGTAAAGGCTCGTGTGcgttagtgtgtgtgtccatcgAGCACGATGACAGCCCTCGCCTGGGGGCTGTGAGGGGTGTTGTGTTAGAGTCCCAGTATCTCTTAGAGGCCTGTGGGACTGGGAGAACCCGACTCACACACATCACCAGAGTGGACCTCAG GGGTCGATCTCCGGAATGGTACAACAAGGCTTTCGGCCACATGTGTGCGAACGAGGTCCACAGGATCCGCTCCTCGTTTCTGTCATTAGATCAGACGAACCCAGAGGGAAAGAACTGA
- the stard13a gene encoding stAR-related lipid transfer protein 13 isoform X5 → MRAWKIEAKEACDWLRAAGFPQYAQLYKDSQFPIDISSVKRDHDFLDRDLVEPLCRRLNTLNKCASMKLDVSHPKKKSEDSDEDDPLAISKRWTFEWSSRRWSRLQDFLLDSPIGQGVGLHSTVSSESVLTDLSEPEITEISSLHSEDSASAMLDSISMASLSASYQPPRELPHYNSLPIKSSRHGQGGRSKAKEFLQRMELMRTWGPSTRRKSSNRRPPLVISGPVLQGEEPHALQMLQCTPISQLENNSQHDQQTNGDTSSVSKYCKDSTMSASPSEEKVIPRVKEAKKTRTASKRSSVYLEDMDLPSQGKRTEGQSPFGRNQFHSYENLLIHIPKDHKPGTFPKALSIESLVPAPGDKHNGSQTHNLTPSPDDRLWSGKPLSKPCPGAPRGSRVSVYDNVPGSHLYASTGDLLDLEKEDNLFPHLDDIIQHVSGLQQIVDHWSRSVLPDGETIEGEEEGEGRTTPSEGERDGVSLNDTDSTGTSRERRDSGVGASLTRPRVRWPSFRTSDRLNQSASSLQISSQSAGQLSLLQKFSLLRLTAIMEKYSMSNKHGWTWSVPKFMKRMKVPDYKEKSVFGVPLIVHVQRCGFPLPLCLQQALCHLRTHCLDQVGLFRKSGVKSRIHALRQQCELCPEFVNYEDQSAYDVADMVKQFFRDLPEPLLTSKLGETFLHIYQYVPKEQRLQAVRAAILLMPDENREVLQTLLYFLHDVSSLVEENQMTPMNLAVCFGPSLFHLSLLKSETLSPRSIQRKYTTGRPDQKDLSENLAATQGLAHMIIECQRLFQIPEEMVTQSRNSYMEAELMVPPLDELFKAHEDTVDVEEEEEEEEGSYHTHIERLIQSLQKEAKDKSKGWVSRSTTDNTELSFKKVGDGNPLRRWRVCVEVPASPAEVLQRLLRECSLWNTEVQQEKILETLDKQTEVFQYSCSNMAPQPCCDYVVLRSWRTDLGKGSCALVCVSIEHDDSPRLGAVRGVVLESQYLLEACGTGRTRLTHITRVDLRGRSPEWYNKAFGHMCANEVHRIRSSFLSLDQTNPEGKN, encoded by the exons ATGAGGGCCTGGA agatTGAAGCTAAAGAGGCTTGTGATTGGCTCAGAGCAGCTGGATTTCCTCAGTACGCTCAGCTGTATAAAG ATTCCCAGTTTCCAATCGACATCTCCTCAGTGAAAAGGGACCATGACTTTTTGGACAGAGACCTGGTGGAGCCTCTGTGTcg acgTTTAAATACTTTGAACAAGTGTGCCTCAATGAAACTGGATGTCAGCCATCCCAAGAAGAAA AGTGAAGATTCTGATGAAGATGATCCGTTGGCCATCAGTAAACGTTGGACTTTTGAGTGGAGCAGCCGGCGTTGGTCCCGCCTGCAGGACTTCCTGTTGGACAGCCCGATCGGACAGGGCGTGGGTCTGCACAGCACCGTGAGCAGCGAGAGTGTGCTCACCGACCTGAGCGAGCCAGAGATTACAGAAATCTCCTCGCTCCACAGCGAGGACTCTGCCTCCGCCATGCTGGATTCCATATCAATGGCGTCCCTCTCCGCTTCCTACCAACCACCAAGGGAGCTTCCGCACTACAACTCTCTGCCAATCAAAAGCAGCCGCCACGGACAGGGAGGGCGGAGCAAAGCCAAAGAGTTTCTGCAGCGGATGGAATTAATGCGTACATGGGGTCCGTCGACCAGGCGGAAAAGCTCCAATCGTAGGCCGCCGCTCGTCATTAGTGGGCCAGTGTTGCAAGGGGAGGAGCCTCACGCACTGCAAATGCTCCAGTGTACTCCCATCAGCCAATTAGAGAACAATTCTCAACACGATCAACAAACCAATGGTGACACTTCATCTGTTTCAAAGTATTGTAAAGATTCAACGATGAGTGCATCCCCAAGTGAGGAAAAAGTGATTCCACGTGTAAAGGAAGCCAAAAAAACCCGCACGGCCAGTAAGAGAAGCAGCGTGTACCTGGAGGACATGGACCTGCCCTCTCAGGGAAAGAGGACTGAAGGTCAGAGCCCGTTTGGCAGAAACCAGTTCCACTCGTATGAAAACCTCCTCATTCACATCCCTAAAGACCATAAACCGGGCACGTTTCCAAAAGCCTTGTCCATAGAAAGTCTGGTGCCTGCACCTGGTGACAAACACAACGGCTCCCAGACACACAACCTAACACCAAGTCCTGATGATAGACTTTGGTCTGGTAAACCTTTATCCAAACCCTGTCCTGGAGCTCCTCGGGGCAGCAGGGTGAGTGTTTACGACAACGTTCCTGGCTCCCACCTTTACGCCAGCACAGGAGATCTGCTTGACTTGGAGAAAGAGGACAATCTCTTCCCTCACCTGGATGACATCATTCAGCACGTCAGCGGTTTGCAGCAAATAGTGGACCACTGGAGCCGCAGCGTTCTCCCCGACGGGGAAACGATTGAAGGGGAAGAGGAAGGGGAAGGCAGGACCACCCCCAGTGAAGGTGAAAGAGACGGGGTCTCCTTAAATGACACAGATTCTACAGGAACCAGTCGGGAGAGGCGGGACTCTGGGGTTGGGGCCTCTCTGACCAGACCACG AGTACGATGGCCCAGTTTCAGAACCTCTGATCGTCTCAACCAGTCAGCGTCTTCTCTGCAGatcagcagccaatcagcaggCCAGCTCAGTCTGCTTCAGAAGTTCTCTTTGCTCCGTCTCACCGCCATCATGGAAAAATACTCAATGTCCAACAAACATGGATGGACATG GTCTGTGCCCAAGTTTATGAAGCGCATGAAGGTGCCAGACTATAAAGAGAAGAGCGTGTTTGGTGTTCCCCTCATTGTCCACGTCCAGCGCTGTGGTTTTCCACTTCCTCTGTGTTTGCAGCAGGCCCTTTGTCACCTCAGAACACATTGTTTGGACCAG gtTGGATTGTTCCGTAAATCTGGTGTGAAGTCACGTATTCATGCTCTGAGGCAGCAGTGTGAGCTGTGCCCAGAGTTTGTGAACTACGAGGACCAGTCGGCCTACGACGTGGCGGACATGGTCAAACAGTTCTTCAGGGATCTACCAGAGCCTCTGCTCACAAGCAAACTGGGGGAGACCTTTCTTCATATCTACCAGT aTGTTCCAAAGGAGCAGAGGCTGCAGGCCGTCAGAGCGGCCATCTTGTTGATGCCGGATGAAAACAGGGAGGTTTTGCAGACGCTGCTCTACTTCCTGCACGACGTCTCTTCCTTGGTGGAGGAGAATCAGATGACCCCGATGAACCTGGCCGTTTGCTTTGGTCCATCGCTTTTTCACCTTAGCCTACTGAAGAGTGAGACACTGTCACCAAG ATCGATCCAGAGGAAGTACACGACGGGCCGTCCCGACCAGAAAGACCTGAGTGAGAACCTCGCTGCCACGCAGGGCCTGGCCCACATGATCATTGAGTGCCAACGTCTCTTTCAG atccctgaggaaatGGTGACCCAATCTCGTAACTCATACATGGAGGCAGAGCTGATGGTGCCGCCGCTGGACGAGCTGTTCAAGGCTCACGAGGACACAGTGgatgtggaggaggaggaagaggaggaggaaggatcGTATCACACTCACATCGAGAGGCTGATTCAAAGTCTGCAGAAAGAGGCCAAAGACAAGAGCAAAGGCTGGGTGTCTCGCTCGACTACTGATAACACAGaactgtcatttaaaaag GTGGGGGACGGTAACCCTCTGAGGCGATGGCGAGTGTGTGTTGAGGTGCCGGCGTCTCCCGCTGAGGTGCTGCAGCGTTTACTGAGGGAATGTTCACTGTGGAACACTGAAGTGCAGCAGGAAAAGATACTGGAGACATTGGACAAACAGACTGAAGTGTTCCAGTATTCCTGCTCCAACATGGCGCCTCAGCCCTGCTGTGACTACGTGGTACTAAG ATCGTGGAGGACAGACTTGGGTAAAGGCTCGTGTGcgttagtgtgtgtgtccatcgAGCACGATGACAGCCCTCGCCTGGGGGCTGTGAGGGGTGTTGTGTTAGAGTCCCAGTATCTCTTAGAGGCCTGTGGGACTGGGAGAACCCGACTCACACACATCACCAGAGTGGACCTCAG GGGTCGATCTCCGGAATGGTACAACAAGGCTTTCGGCCACATGTGTGCGAACGAGGTCCACAGGATCCGCTCCTCGTTTCTGTCATTAGATCAGACGAACCCAGAGGGAAAGAACTGA
- the stard13a gene encoding stAR-related lipid transfer protein 13 isoform X4 — MNSASSEIEAKEACDWLRAAGFPQYAQLYKDSQFPIDISSVKRDHDFLDRDLVEPLCRRLNTLNKCASMKLDVSHPKKKSEDSDEDDPLAISKRWTFEWSSRRWSRLQDFLLDSPIGQGVGLHSTVSSESVLTDLSEPEITEISSLHSEDSASAMLDSISMASLSASYQPPRELPHYNSLPIKSSRHGQGGRSKAKEFLQRMELMRTWGPSTRRKSSNRRPPLVISGPVLQGEEPHALQMLQCTPISQLENNSQHDQQTNGDTSSVSKYCKDSTMSASPSEEKVIPRVKEAKKTRTASKRSSVYLEDMDLPSQGKRTEGQSPFGRNQFHSYENLLIHIPKDHKPGTFPKALSIESLVPAPGDKHNGSQTHNLTPSPDDRLWSGKPLSKPCPGAPRGSRVSVYDNVPGSHLYASTGDLLDLEKEDNLFPHLDDIIQHVSGLQQIVDHWSRSVLPDGETIEGEEEGEGRTTPSEGERDGVSLNDTDSTGTSRERRDSGVGASLTRPRVRWPSFRTSDRLNQSASSLQISSQSAGQLSLLQKFSLLRLTAIMEKYSMSNKHGWTWSVPKFMKRMKVPDYKEKSVFGVPLIVHVQRCGFPLPLCLQQALCHLRTHCLDQVGLFRKSGVKSRIHALRQQCELCPEFVNYEDQSAYDVADMVKQFFRDLPEPLLTSKLGETFLHIYQYVPKEQRLQAVRAAILLMPDENREVLQTLLYFLHDVSSLVEENQMTPMNLAVCFGPSLFHLSLLKSETLSPRSIQRKYTTGRPDQKDLSENLAATQGLAHMIIECQRLFQIPEEMVTQSRNSYMEAELMVPPLDELFKAHEDTVDVEEEEEEEEGSYHTHIERLIQSLQKEAKDKSKGWVSRSTTDNTELSFKKVGDGNPLRRWRVCVEVPASPAEVLQRLLRECSLWNTEVQQEKILETLDKQTEVFQYSCSNMAPQPCCDYVVLRSWRTDLGKGSCALVCVSIEHDDSPRLGAVRGVVLESQYLLEACGTGRTRLTHITRVDLRGRSPEWYNKAFGHMCANEVHRIRSSFLSLDQTNPEGKN; from the exons agatTGAAGCTAAAGAGGCTTGTGATTGGCTCAGAGCAGCTGGATTTCCTCAGTACGCTCAGCTGTATAAAG ATTCCCAGTTTCCAATCGACATCTCCTCAGTGAAAAGGGACCATGACTTTTTGGACAGAGACCTGGTGGAGCCTCTGTGTcg acgTTTAAATACTTTGAACAAGTGTGCCTCAATGAAACTGGATGTCAGCCATCCCAAGAAGAAA AGTGAAGATTCTGATGAAGATGATCCGTTGGCCATCAGTAAACGTTGGACTTTTGAGTGGAGCAGCCGGCGTTGGTCCCGCCTGCAGGACTTCCTGTTGGACAGCCCGATCGGACAGGGCGTGGGTCTGCACAGCACCGTGAGCAGCGAGAGTGTGCTCACCGACCTGAGCGAGCCAGAGATTACAGAAATCTCCTCGCTCCACAGCGAGGACTCTGCCTCCGCCATGCTGGATTCCATATCAATGGCGTCCCTCTCCGCTTCCTACCAACCACCAAGGGAGCTTCCGCACTACAACTCTCTGCCAATCAAAAGCAGCCGCCACGGACAGGGAGGGCGGAGCAAAGCCAAAGAGTTTCTGCAGCGGATGGAATTAATGCGTACATGGGGTCCGTCGACCAGGCGGAAAAGCTCCAATCGTAGGCCGCCGCTCGTCATTAGTGGGCCAGTGTTGCAAGGGGAGGAGCCTCACGCACTGCAAATGCTCCAGTGTACTCCCATCAGCCAATTAGAGAACAATTCTCAACACGATCAACAAACCAATGGTGACACTTCATCTGTTTCAAAGTATTGTAAAGATTCAACGATGAGTGCATCCCCAAGTGAGGAAAAAGTGATTCCACGTGTAAAGGAAGCCAAAAAAACCCGCACGGCCAGTAAGAGAAGCAGCGTGTACCTGGAGGACATGGACCTGCCCTCTCAGGGAAAGAGGACTGAAGGTCAGAGCCCGTTTGGCAGAAACCAGTTCCACTCGTATGAAAACCTCCTCATTCACATCCCTAAAGACCATAAACCGGGCACGTTTCCAAAAGCCTTGTCCATAGAAAGTCTGGTGCCTGCACCTGGTGACAAACACAACGGCTCCCAGACACACAACCTAACACCAAGTCCTGATGATAGACTTTGGTCTGGTAAACCTTTATCCAAACCCTGTCCTGGAGCTCCTCGGGGCAGCAGGGTGAGTGTTTACGACAACGTTCCTGGCTCCCACCTTTACGCCAGCACAGGAGATCTGCTTGACTTGGAGAAAGAGGACAATCTCTTCCCTCACCTGGATGACATCATTCAGCACGTCAGCGGTTTGCAGCAAATAGTGGACCACTGGAGCCGCAGCGTTCTCCCCGACGGGGAAACGATTGAAGGGGAAGAGGAAGGGGAAGGCAGGACCACCCCCAGTGAAGGTGAAAGAGACGGGGTCTCCTTAAATGACACAGATTCTACAGGAACCAGTCGGGAGAGGCGGGACTCTGGGGTTGGGGCCTCTCTGACCAGACCACG AGTACGATGGCCCAGTTTCAGAACCTCTGATCGTCTCAACCAGTCAGCGTCTTCTCTGCAGatcagcagccaatcagcaggCCAGCTCAGTCTGCTTCAGAAGTTCTCTTTGCTCCGTCTCACCGCCATCATGGAAAAATACTCAATGTCCAACAAACATGGATGGACATG GTCTGTGCCCAAGTTTATGAAGCGCATGAAGGTGCCAGACTATAAAGAGAAGAGCGTGTTTGGTGTTCCCCTCATTGTCCACGTCCAGCGCTGTGGTTTTCCACTTCCTCTGTGTTTGCAGCAGGCCCTTTGTCACCTCAGAACACATTGTTTGGACCAG gtTGGATTGTTCCGTAAATCTGGTGTGAAGTCACGTATTCATGCTCTGAGGCAGCAGTGTGAGCTGTGCCCAGAGTTTGTGAACTACGAGGACCAGTCGGCCTACGACGTGGCGGACATGGTCAAACAGTTCTTCAGGGATCTACCAGAGCCTCTGCTCACAAGCAAACTGGGGGAGACCTTTCTTCATATCTACCAGT aTGTTCCAAAGGAGCAGAGGCTGCAGGCCGTCAGAGCGGCCATCTTGTTGATGCCGGATGAAAACAGGGAGGTTTTGCAGACGCTGCTCTACTTCCTGCACGACGTCTCTTCCTTGGTGGAGGAGAATCAGATGACCCCGATGAACCTGGCCGTTTGCTTTGGTCCATCGCTTTTTCACCTTAGCCTACTGAAGAGTGAGACACTGTCACCAAG ATCGATCCAGAGGAAGTACACGACGGGCCGTCCCGACCAGAAAGACCTGAGTGAGAACCTCGCTGCCACGCAGGGCCTGGCCCACATGATCATTGAGTGCCAACGTCTCTTTCAG atccctgaggaaatGGTGACCCAATCTCGTAACTCATACATGGAGGCAGAGCTGATGGTGCCGCCGCTGGACGAGCTGTTCAAGGCTCACGAGGACACAGTGgatgtggaggaggaggaagaggaggaggaaggatcGTATCACACTCACATCGAGAGGCTGATTCAAAGTCTGCAGAAAGAGGCCAAAGACAAGAGCAAAGGCTGGGTGTCTCGCTCGACTACTGATAACACAGaactgtcatttaaaaag GTGGGGGACGGTAACCCTCTGAGGCGATGGCGAGTGTGTGTTGAGGTGCCGGCGTCTCCCGCTGAGGTGCTGCAGCGTTTACTGAGGGAATGTTCACTGTGGAACACTGAAGTGCAGCAGGAAAAGATACTGGAGACATTGGACAAACAGACTGAAGTGTTCCAGTATTCCTGCTCCAACATGGCGCCTCAGCCCTGCTGTGACTACGTGGTACTAAG ATCGTGGAGGACAGACTTGGGTAAAGGCTCGTGTGcgttagtgtgtgtgtccatcgAGCACGATGACAGCCCTCGCCTGGGGGCTGTGAGGGGTGTTGTGTTAGAGTCCCAGTATCTCTTAGAGGCCTGTGGGACTGGGAGAACCCGACTCACACACATCACCAGAGTGGACCTCAG GGGTCGATCTCCGGAATGGTACAACAAGGCTTTCGGCCACATGTGTGCGAACGAGGTCCACAGGATCCGCTCCTCGTTTCTGTCATTAGATCAGACGAACCCAGAGGGAAAGAACTGA